A genomic window from Diospyros lotus cultivar Yz01 chromosome 2, ASM1463336v1, whole genome shotgun sequence includes:
- the LOC127794264 gene encoding DNA-binding protein RHL1-like isoform X3: MDVSLLPFLFRVKSCWNEQNHVAVTFRQKRGFPARQTRQREMGRVGKEEAAENAATEANPEAEERSRLRRLAFTKGILSESPAKSFTAALSPSKTVAKHHGRDILRKSQRKNRFLFSFPGLLAPISGGKIGELKDLGTKNPILYLEFPQGRMKLFGTIVYPKNRYLTLQFSKGGKNVMCEDYFDTMIVFSDAWWIGRKDENPEEAQLKFPEELDEAHHSEYDFKGGAGATSEMQQQVNKSRQKLDQDSPKTDVENDTSSSQNNLEDLPEVTPVRHSERTAGKRFNFAEASSGDDFLVNDLDTSEGEDKKGSMEHLSRDCSPGNTENSSPLIFDIDTEDAAACTTGQVQESALLLAKSKELSHSNHSSLVQTTISTLFNKVEEKKPRNLRKSSSSKASSQNDQRVGSEEKTNLKDKGPRKRRKVEDRKAG; encoded by the exons GCAAAAACGGGGGTTCCCCGCTCGTCAAACCAGACAGAGAGAGATGGGTCGAGTCGGGAAGGAGGAGGCTGCGGAGAATGCCGCGACGGAGGCGAATCCGGAAGCGGAAGAGAGGAGCAGACTGAGGAGGCTAGCGTTTACGAAGGGCATTCTCTCCGAGTCACCGGCGAAGTCCTTCACGGCTGCCCTTAGCCCATCGAAGACTGTCGCCAAACACCACGGCAGAGACATCCTCAGGAAGTCCCAGCGTAAGAATAggtttcttttctccttccctGGTCTCCTTGCCCCCATCTCTGGCGGAAAGATCGGCGAGCTTAAGGATCTTGGCACCAAAAACCCTATCCTCTACCTCGAATTCCCTCAG GGCCGAATGAAGTTGTTTGGAACCATTGTTTATCCAAAGAACAGATACTTGACCTTGCAGTTCTCTAAAGGTGGGAAGAATGTCATGTGTGAGGACTATTTTGACACAATG ATTGTATTTTCTGATGCATGGTGGATTGGGAGGAAAGATGAGAATCCAGAAGAAGCTCAACTCAAGTTTCCTGAGGAGCTGGATGAG GCACACCATTCGGAGTATGATTTCAAGGGCGGTGCAGGTGCAACATCAGAAATGCAGCAGCAAGTTAACAAATCTAGACAGAAACTAGACCAAGATTCTCCTAAAACTGATGTGGAAAATGATACATCTTCCAGCCAAAATAATTTGGAAGATTTGCCTGAAGTAACTCCAGTTCGGCATTCTGAGAGAACTGCAGGAAAAAGATTCAA TTTTGCAGAAGCTTCTTCTGGAGATGATTTTCTTGTGAATGATCTTGACACATCTGAAGGAGAGGATAAGAAAGGCAGCATGGAACACCTGAGTAGAGATTGCAGTCCTGGAAATA CTGAAAATTCCAGCCCATTAATTTTTGACATTGACACCGAAGATGCTGCTGCTTGTACCACAGGACAAGTTCAAGAATCTGCTTTGTTGTTGGCAAAGTCAAAGGAACTTTCTCATAGTAATCATAGTTCTCTTGTTCAAACTACCATATCTACCTTGTTTAATAAAGTGGAGGAAAAG AAGCCGAGAAATCTAAGGAAGTCCTCTTCATCAAAAG CCTCCAGCCAGAATGATCAGCGTGTTGGGTCAGAAGAAAAAACCAATTTAAAA GATAAGGGACCTCGGAAAAGAAGGAAAGTCGAGGACAGAAAAGCTG GTTGA
- the LOC127794264 gene encoding DNA-binding protein RHL1-like isoform X1, whose amino-acid sequence MDVSLLPFLFRVKSCWNEQNHVAVTFRQKRGFPARQTRQREMGRVGKEEAAENAATEANPEAEERSRLRRLAFTKGILSESPAKSFTAALSPSKTVAKHHGRDILRKSQRKNRFLFSFPGLLAPISGGKIGELKDLGTKNPILYLEFPQGRMKLFGTIVYPKNRYLTLQFSKGGKNVMCEDYFDTMIVFSDAWWIGRKDENPEEAQLKFPEELDEAHHSEYDFKGGAGATSEMQQQVNKSRQKLDQDSPKTDVENDTSSSQNNLEDLPEVTPVRHSERTAGKRFNFAEASSGDDFLVNDLDTSEGEDKKGSMEHLSRDCSPGNTENSSPLIFDIDTEDAAACTTGQVQESALLLAKSKELSHSNHSSLVQTTISTLFNKVEEKKPRNLRKSSSSKASSQNDQRVGSEEKTNLKDKGPRKRRKVEDRKAGSDKTANQQLEVEEDDIEEFSSTSQDTNGSDEDWTG is encoded by the exons GCAAAAACGGGGGTTCCCCGCTCGTCAAACCAGACAGAGAGAGATGGGTCGAGTCGGGAAGGAGGAGGCTGCGGAGAATGCCGCGACGGAGGCGAATCCGGAAGCGGAAGAGAGGAGCAGACTGAGGAGGCTAGCGTTTACGAAGGGCATTCTCTCCGAGTCACCGGCGAAGTCCTTCACGGCTGCCCTTAGCCCATCGAAGACTGTCGCCAAACACCACGGCAGAGACATCCTCAGGAAGTCCCAGCGTAAGAATAggtttcttttctccttccctGGTCTCCTTGCCCCCATCTCTGGCGGAAAGATCGGCGAGCTTAAGGATCTTGGCACCAAAAACCCTATCCTCTACCTCGAATTCCCTCAG GGCCGAATGAAGTTGTTTGGAACCATTGTTTATCCAAAGAACAGATACTTGACCTTGCAGTTCTCTAAAGGTGGGAAGAATGTCATGTGTGAGGACTATTTTGACACAATG ATTGTATTTTCTGATGCATGGTGGATTGGGAGGAAAGATGAGAATCCAGAAGAAGCTCAACTCAAGTTTCCTGAGGAGCTGGATGAG GCACACCATTCGGAGTATGATTTCAAGGGCGGTGCAGGTGCAACATCAGAAATGCAGCAGCAAGTTAACAAATCTAGACAGAAACTAGACCAAGATTCTCCTAAAACTGATGTGGAAAATGATACATCTTCCAGCCAAAATAATTTGGAAGATTTGCCTGAAGTAACTCCAGTTCGGCATTCTGAGAGAACTGCAGGAAAAAGATTCAA TTTTGCAGAAGCTTCTTCTGGAGATGATTTTCTTGTGAATGATCTTGACACATCTGAAGGAGAGGATAAGAAAGGCAGCATGGAACACCTGAGTAGAGATTGCAGTCCTGGAAATA CTGAAAATTCCAGCCCATTAATTTTTGACATTGACACCGAAGATGCTGCTGCTTGTACCACAGGACAAGTTCAAGAATCTGCTTTGTTGTTGGCAAAGTCAAAGGAACTTTCTCATAGTAATCATAGTTCTCTTGTTCAAACTACCATATCTACCTTGTTTAATAAAGTGGAGGAAAAG AAGCCGAGAAATCTAAGGAAGTCCTCTTCATCAAAAG CCTCCAGCCAGAATGATCAGCGTGTTGGGTCAGAAGAAAAAACCAATTTAAAA GATAAGGGACCTCGGAAAAGAAGGAAAGTCGAGGACAGAAAAGCTG GGTCAGATAAAACAGCTAATCAACAACTTGAG GTTGAAGAGGATGACATTGAGGAATTTTCAAGTACATCACAG gaTACTAATGGAAGTGATGAAGATTGGACTGGTTGA
- the LOC127794264 gene encoding DNA-binding protein RHL1-like isoform X2, protein MDVSLLPFLFRVKSCWNEQNHVAVTFRQKRGFPARQTRQREMGRVGKEEAAENAATEANPEAEERSRLRRLAFTKGILSESPAKSFTAALSPSKTVAKHHGRDILRKSQRKNRFLFSFPGLLAPISGGKIGELKDLGTKNPILYLEFPQGRMKLFGTIVYPKNRYLTLQFSKGGKNVMCEDYFDTMIVFSDAWWIGRKDENPEEAQLKFPEELDEAHHSEYDFKGGAGATSEMQQQVNKSRQKLDQDSPKTDVENDTSSSQNNLEDLPEVTPVRHSERTAGKRFNFAEASSGDDFLVNDLDTSEGEDKKGSMEHLSRDCSPGNTENSSPLIFDIDTEDAAACTTGQVQESALLLAKSKELSHSNHSSLVQTTISTLFNKVEEKPRNLRKSSSSKASSQNDQRVGSEEKTNLKDKGPRKRRKVEDRKAGSDKTANQQLEVEEDDIEEFSSTSQDTNGSDEDWTG, encoded by the exons GCAAAAACGGGGGTTCCCCGCTCGTCAAACCAGACAGAGAGAGATGGGTCGAGTCGGGAAGGAGGAGGCTGCGGAGAATGCCGCGACGGAGGCGAATCCGGAAGCGGAAGAGAGGAGCAGACTGAGGAGGCTAGCGTTTACGAAGGGCATTCTCTCCGAGTCACCGGCGAAGTCCTTCACGGCTGCCCTTAGCCCATCGAAGACTGTCGCCAAACACCACGGCAGAGACATCCTCAGGAAGTCCCAGCGTAAGAATAggtttcttttctccttccctGGTCTCCTTGCCCCCATCTCTGGCGGAAAGATCGGCGAGCTTAAGGATCTTGGCACCAAAAACCCTATCCTCTACCTCGAATTCCCTCAG GGCCGAATGAAGTTGTTTGGAACCATTGTTTATCCAAAGAACAGATACTTGACCTTGCAGTTCTCTAAAGGTGGGAAGAATGTCATGTGTGAGGACTATTTTGACACAATG ATTGTATTTTCTGATGCATGGTGGATTGGGAGGAAAGATGAGAATCCAGAAGAAGCTCAACTCAAGTTTCCTGAGGAGCTGGATGAG GCACACCATTCGGAGTATGATTTCAAGGGCGGTGCAGGTGCAACATCAGAAATGCAGCAGCAAGTTAACAAATCTAGACAGAAACTAGACCAAGATTCTCCTAAAACTGATGTGGAAAATGATACATCTTCCAGCCAAAATAATTTGGAAGATTTGCCTGAAGTAACTCCAGTTCGGCATTCTGAGAGAACTGCAGGAAAAAGATTCAA TTTTGCAGAAGCTTCTTCTGGAGATGATTTTCTTGTGAATGATCTTGACACATCTGAAGGAGAGGATAAGAAAGGCAGCATGGAACACCTGAGTAGAGATTGCAGTCCTGGAAATA CTGAAAATTCCAGCCCATTAATTTTTGACATTGACACCGAAGATGCTGCTGCTTGTACCACAGGACAAGTTCAAGAATCTGCTTTGTTGTTGGCAAAGTCAAAGGAACTTTCTCATAGTAATCATAGTTCTCTTGTTCAAACTACCATATCTACCTTGTTTAATAAAGTGGAGGAAAAG CCGAGAAATCTAAGGAAGTCCTCTTCATCAAAAG CCTCCAGCCAGAATGATCAGCGTGTTGGGTCAGAAGAAAAAACCAATTTAAAA GATAAGGGACCTCGGAAAAGAAGGAAAGTCGAGGACAGAAAAGCTG GGTCAGATAAAACAGCTAATCAACAACTTGAG GTTGAAGAGGATGACATTGAGGAATTTTCAAGTACATCACAG gaTACTAATGGAAGTGATGAAGATTGGACTGGTTGA